The Kosmotoga olearia TBF 19.5.1 sequence TTTCTTGAGACAAAAATCGCTGATGCTGTCATACAAGCTGCTGATGAGCTTATATCAGGTTCTTTGATGAAATGGGTTGTTGTGGATCCGTTATGTGGGGGTGCTGGTACCTCAATAAACATGAATATCAATGAGGTTATAGCTAACCGCGCCACGGAGATACTTGGAGGAAAACTAGGAGAGTACATTGTCCACCCATTGGATCATGTGAACCTTCATCAATCTACAAATGATACCTTTCCGACAGCCGGCAAAATGGCTACAATAGCCCTCCTAAAACAGCTGGTTGAGAATGTTACTAACCTTCAGGACAGCCTCCAGAAAAAGGAAGCTGAATACAGAAAAATGATAAAACCTGCGCGAACCCAGCTCATGGATGCAGTACCGATTTCTTTGGGGCAGGAGTTTGGCGCCATGGCAGAAGCCATTAGCCGCGATCGCTGGAGACTTTACAAAGTTGAAGAACGCATCAGAATGGTGAATCTTGGCGGAACGGCAGTAGGTACTGGAATAGCAGCAGATCGAAAATACGTTCTCTCGATAGTTGAAACGTTACGAACCGTTTCAGGCATAAAGATAGCTAAAGCGGAGAACCTGATAGATGCCACCCAAAATATGGACGTCTTTGCTGAAATTCATGGTTTGCTAAAAGCCCTGGCTACAAACCTCATAAAAATATCTAATGACATAAGATTACTTGGAAGCGGCCCAGGTTCAGCTATCGGAGAGATAAAACTTCCAAAGCTGCAGGCTGGGAGTTCTATAATGCCTGGTAAGATAAACCCGGTAATTCCAGAATATGTTGTACAACTATCATTAGCGGTTCTGGGGCATGATGCCATCATTAACTTCGCGGTTTCTTCAGGAAATTTAGAACTAAATGCCTTTGTTCCCGAGATTATTCATTACACTCTCAAATCTTTAAGATTCCTCACAATAGCCGCAAATTCACTAGCAAACTATATTTTGAAAATAGAAGCCAATCCCGAAAAAATGAGAGAAAACTTGCTTAGCAGTTCCGCAATACTGACTCCGCTCATAACGACCTATGGTTATGATAAAGTACAGGAGTGGATAGAGTTATCAAGCAAAACCGGAAAGAATTTGTGGGAAATCGTTAAGGATTCCCTGGGAGAGGAAGCTGAAAAATTCAAAGCAAAACTTATTTCCAATAAATCCACTGGTATTGGTTTTTCACACCAAGACTTTGAGTAAAAGGAAAAACATGTTATTATTTCCTTGAAAAAGCTTCTATGCTCTACGGAGGTATTTCAATGAACAAAATTCATATAGCTCTTATAGCTCACGATAAGAAAAAAATCGATCTTATCGTTTTCGTGAAAGAACATCTTGATGTGTTCGAAAAGTGCGAACTCTACGCCACAAAAACCACAGGTAAGCTTTTGAGAGATAAACTAAAGCTGAAAGTGAACACAGTTCAATCCGGTCCCATTGGTGGGGATCTTCAAATAGGTGCCATGGTGGCGAATGACAATATAGATTTTGTAATTTTTCTCAGAGATCCCTTAACTGCTCAACCTCACGAACCAGATGTTTCTGCTCTTTTGAGAGTTTGTGATGTCCACAATATTCCTTTAGCAACAAATCTAGCAACGGCTGAAGCACTAATAGCTGAAATAAATGCTCTCATGGAAAAAACAAATATGGAAGATGAAAAATAAGCTAATTATCTCACAGGAAAGTCAAATTCTTTTGAAAGCCTTTTGAAATCACTGGAGTTGTGCCTGAAATTCTTCCCCTCGATCATGAGAAACCAGTGAGAAAGTTCATGCAAAACCGTTTTATTGAACAGTTCTTCATTATCAAGAATAACAGGAGAAAGTTCTATTCTGAGTGGTTCAAAGTTTCCTCCGCGCTTTCTATAAACCAGTCTTCCTAAAGATCTTTTCAATCGTTTGTTTAAAATCACCGGTATATCCAGAAATCGCCCGAAGGACTTAAGTGAAAGCTCTCTTACTCTTATTTTCAAATCATCGTTCTTCAGTTCATTTCACCTCACAGCTGAAATATGGAAGTATCCCAGTAGAACCAAAAGAAAAACCAAACCTGATTTCAAGTGAAAAGGCAAGATAGGGATACAAAGTTTCGAATTTATAAAGAGAAACCTGCCATTGAAAATCCTCAGAATCAATCATTGTCGAAGTCATAAAACCATATCCTTCTCTCGAAAAAACAAGAATGTTACCGGGTAAAGATAGATTCCTTCTTGAATTCAGGTACTGAAATTCCAGATCCCCTGCAAATACCAGTGGACTTTCAGAATAGAAACTCCCGAATTTCACTGGAAAGATGGCAGCATCGCCAAACAGGACGAGCCTGCTCAGATTCTGACTGCTTATCAACCAATTTTTCCTGCGATAGGAAAGACTCAATGCTAGAGAAAGCTCTAAGGCGTTAGTATCATCAGTTTGTTTGCCGCTAAAACTAATCACAGAGGATAGAGCCGAAACTCCACCGAACAACTCTATCGAATCTGCAAAAGTCGCATTCGTATTGAACACCATGTAAAATGGAATACCGTATCTCAATACCCACCCAACACTAAAATTGCTAAAAATAGCATAGTCACGGGATATTGAAAAAGAAAGTCTTAGCTCTGATGCTGAGACTGTGAGATCAGTTTGTAAGTCAAGTTTTGAATAATCACGAGAGCTCAAACCCACTGTGAAAGCTGGATCCTTTATGCCATCCTCTAAATCAAGTCCCATAAACACCTGGGACGTTGAAAGATAATCTTCAAAAATCCCTCCAATCCCTTTACCATAAGGTACCAGGGTGAGAAACCGCATATTGTTGAGCGGAGAATACTTTTTTGTGATTAAAAATCGAGAATCGTATTTGACTTGTTCCCTTGGTTTTTTTGAAATAAACTCAATAGTTTCAATTACATTTGTTTTCTCAACTTTGAAAAGCTTTCTCCCATTATTTTGAGAAACGACCAACAATTCGTTCCGGTTTTTGAGGGGATACTCGCAGTACCTGGGAAAGCGAGCAACCACAAAACATTTACCGTTCTCTGGATCGAATTCTCCAATCTTTGTCCCGGTTTTATCACTAAGCGCTACCAAAAACGTGTCGTTGTTCCAGCTTCCAAGAGCAACATCAGTGTTTACTTCGTAGAGTTCGAGTTTCTTTTGCAAAAAATTATATATTCCCACATAGTGTTTACCTGAATCATTCATTCTGAATGCGAGAAATCTGGCACCATCGTTTGCTGTCAGCTGGCTTATATACACCAGTTCATCTGGTGCTGAATATATCTTGAGTTCTCTCTTGTTCTTCAAAGATAAAGTACTCAGGGTGAGCTTGCCAAAATCATTCTTTAATATCACCAAGAGATCCTTAGAAAGGATTTCAACAGCCAAAACATGGGAGATGCCGGAAAAATTCAGTTTCCCGTTTTCAAGAAAATAAAGTCTGCTTTCAAGGGTATCCCCCACTCTTTCCAGTGTTGTAAATGCTATAAAACCGTTTAAAGCAGAGAAATCTGTAATTCTTTTTGTGGTAGAAAAGATATTCACATCATCTTTGAAAATCCTGCTGATTCTCATTCTTCTATCATAAATAAGGTAGTAAAAATTTTCCTTTTTGAAAATAGCTTTTTCGACGCTAACAAAATTGTCCTTCGTTGTAATGTACTCAACATAGGAAAAATCTGTCTTGAGTTTTTCTTTGTACTTTTCTCTTTCAGCCTCTACAAATTCGGTTTTAAGCTGTTCAAAAGTTTTATTGTAAACTTTTTTGAACGCGTAATCGATACCAAGTAGAACCTCAATTCCATCCCTGAGTCTCAGGAAATCTCTGAATTTTTGCATTCCGTAGTGCTCTACTAAATAGCTTACAAAAGCGTATCCAAAATTATAGTAGGCTTCTCCTCCCACAGGATTGTATCCGGATATTATGGTTTCGTTCTCAAAAGGATTCGGCAATTCAAGCTGATCCAGCATAAAAGAGAGCCTTCGATGATCGTAAGTATCTGCTCCACAATATTCACTTCCCAGCTGTGCGATCCCTTCTATCAACCACGCTGGACTCAACGCTTGAGGGGAAACAAACCTGGAAAGAGCTATTTTGATTGGTTTGAGTACATTTGAAACTCTACTCAAATGAAAGACATGGCTGAGTTCATGCGTAATAACCGTCCGCAACCAATATTCATCGAACCGCATATAGTAATTGTTTCCGAGAGAAATAACGCGCATTCTCCCAGTAGATTCGGCATAACCATTGGAAAAATCCTCATATGTTGTCAATATAAAAATAACTTTATCATGAGGTATGTTCCCAAAAAGGGTTTGCAACTCTACATAGGTTTCTTCGGCGATTCTCGAAACGATGGCGAGAAGCTCAGAAGCTTCAGCATGGTAGACATAGATGAAGTGTTCGGATTCCGCCACCATCCAATCAAGATCTCTACTTGAATAACCAAAAACAATCGAAAACGCCAATACAAAAAAAGCGAGTAAAATTGTCGCTTTATTCAAATTCACCCCTCCTCATACAGTATACTATTAGAAGGGGGGTTTTTGAAAAGTACCGAAATAATTCAAGCCCGGAGAAATCTCTCCGGGCTAAAGTATATCTGAAGATAAAGAAAGCTTTGTTTTTTTGATCATCAATGAGAAATTCAGGATAACTGTTTCAATTCTTCTTCTATGAACTCCACCAGTTCTCCTATATAATCCTGAGAGAAATCGAACTTTATTCCTGCGGTCTTGTAAAGTTCTTCAAGAGGTTTTGAATAACCAAGTTTTAAGAACTTTTCGTAATCTTCTATTGCTCTCTTTCCCTTTCTACGATAATTTCTATAAATGGCAATCGCACCAAGTTGTGCAATACCATATTCAATGTAATAAAAAGGCGATGTAAATATATGAAGTTGCTGCATCCAGACAACACCTTTTTCTTTATCTAGATCCGACCAATCCACACCGGTGTTAAAGCGGTCC is a genomic window containing:
- a CDS encoding aspartate ammonia-lyase, whose protein sequence is MRIEKDALGKLEIPDDVYWGIHTARALKNFPSTGEKIDEEFIRCYGYIKKSAAFLNKKLGFLETKIADAVIQAADELISGSLMKWVVVDPLCGGAGTSINMNINEVIANRATEILGGKLGEYIVHPLDHVNLHQSTNDTFPTAGKMATIALLKQLVENVTNLQDSLQKKEAEYRKMIKPARTQLMDAVPISLGQEFGAMAEAISRDRWRLYKVEERIRMVNLGGTAVGTGIAADRKYVLSIVETLRTVSGIKIAKAENLIDATQNMDVFAEIHGLLKALATNLIKISNDIRLLGSGPGSAIGEIKLPKLQAGSSIMPGKINPVIPEYVVQLSLAVLGHDAIINFAVSSGNLELNAFVPEIIHYTLKSLRFLTIAANSLANYILKIEANPEKMRENLLSSSAILTPLITTYGYDKVQEWIELSSKTGKNLWEIVKDSLGEEAEKFKAKLISNKSTGIGFSHQDFE
- a CDS encoding SprT-like domain-containing protein, whose product is MKIRVRELSLKSFGRFLDIPVILNKRLKRSLGRLVYRKRGGNFEPLRIELSPVILDNEELFNKTVLHELSHWFLMIEGKNFRHNSSDFKRLSKEFDFPVR
- a CDS encoding methylglyoxal synthase, which translates into the protein MNKIHIALIAHDKKKIDLIVFVKEHLDVFEKCELYATKTTGKLLRDKLKLKVNTVQSGPIGGDLQIGAMVANDNIDFVIFLRDPLTAQPHEPDVSALLRVCDVHNIPLATNLATAEALIAEINALMEKTNMEDEK